The following proteins are encoded in a genomic region of Thermoplasmata archaeon:
- a CDS encoding cytochrome C oxidase subunit IV family protein, translated as MAAETATAVPRVTATEEPVRRPYVYVFIALAVVTAIEVYISTQTFPSLAGVAPSVLRISSLILLATFKASLVVAYYMHLKYEPRWMMLIPFGALALVFVLVAALTASSVPSLPQP; from the coding sequence ATGGCGGCGGAGACGGCAACGGCGGTCCCGAGGGTCACGGCGACCGAGGAGCCCGTGCGGCGGCCCTACGTGTACGTGTTCATCGCGCTCGCCGTCGTCACCGCCATCGAGGTCTACATCTCGACGCAGACGTTCCCGTCCCTTGCGGGTGTCGCCCCATCCGTGCTCCGGATCTCCAGCCTGATTCTCCTGGCGACGTTCAAGGCGAGCCTCGTCGTCGCGTACTACATGCACCTCAAGTACGAGCCGCGGTGGATGATGCTCATCCCGTTTGGCGCCCTCGCCCTCGTGTTCGTCCTCGTCGCAGCGCTCACCGCGTCCTCGGTTCCCTCCCTGCCGCAACCCTGA
- a CDS encoding cytochrome c oxidase subunit 3, producing MAEARTRRYREPNVHHGSPWPLVIAIGAGVGYVGLLVNIPLLILGLVVFVSGAIGWLRDDLHTTPRAYYGPGTENLPVLGRVSARKLATWLFLATEVMFFSAIIGAAWTVRLRVTATPGALPWATSGQILNVPGTAFVTFILICSSLTMVEALASIGRGDVKRMRYFLAATMLLGLTFLAFQANEFYHLYFADHLTFTTAPYGVNTNFGPAFFIQTGTHGAHVTAGVLALAYLNVKAWRGGFTKENHETVELVGLYWHFVDVVWIFLFTLVYLI from the coding sequence ATGGCCGAGGCCAGGACGAGGCGATACCGAGAGCCCAACGTTCACCACGGCAGCCCGTGGCCTCTCGTCATCGCCATCGGCGCCGGCGTGGGTTACGTGGGCCTGCTCGTCAACATCCCACTGCTCATCCTCGGACTCGTCGTCTTCGTGAGCGGCGCGATCGGCTGGCTGCGCGACGACCTTCACACGACCCCGCGCGCCTACTACGGGCCGGGGACGGAGAACCTGCCCGTTCTCGGCCGCGTGAGCGCGAGGAAGCTCGCGACCTGGCTTTTCCTCGCGACCGAGGTCATGTTCTTCAGCGCGATCATCGGCGCCGCGTGGACCGTGCGGCTGCGCGTGACGGCCACTCCCGGCGCGCTCCCGTGGGCGACCTCGGGCCAAATCTTGAACGTGCCCGGGACCGCCTTCGTGACCTTCATCCTCATCTGTTCGAGCCTCACCATGGTGGAGGCCCTCGCCTCCATCGGGCGGGGCGACGTGAAACGCATGCGGTACTTCCTCGCCGCGACCATGCTCCTGGGCCTCACGTTTCTCGCGTTCCAGGCCAACGAGTTCTACCACCTGTACTTCGCGGACCACCTTACGTTCACGACGGCCCCCTACGGGGTCAACACGAACTTCGGTCCCGCGTTCTTCATCCAGACGGGGACGCACGGGGCCCATGTGACCGCGGGCGTCCTGGCCCTCGCCTACCTGAACGTGAAGGCCTGGAGGGGCGGCTTCACGAAGGAGAACCATGAGACCGTCGAGCTCGTCGGGCTCTACTGGCACTTCGTGGATGTGGTGTGGATCTTCCTGTTCACGCTCGTGTACCTGATTTGA